The genomic segment TTCTCAAGTTTTGTGCCTGCATATGTCTTGTCCTGGATGTCTCGACAAATTCTTCATGTAATTTGGTCCAGACAGCTTTTGTTGTCTCACACTCCATAATTCTGCTGAAAATGTCTTTTGGTACAGCAGATTGAATAAATGAGAGTGCCTTGCACTTCTTTGCAATCTCTTCTTCATATTGCTTGCCTTGTGCAGCTGGAGCATTTTCTCTCGGTATTTGCGGCTCAACATCCTGTTCTACAGCATTCCACAAATTATAGCCTTCCAAATACGCCTTCATTCTCACAACCCATACACCATAATTCGAGCCATCGAAGATTGGAGGAGGCTGTTGGGTTATATTAGGTGTTGTCATTATGACAGTGGACTAAACTAGAAAACAGGGGGTTATAGAAAACCACTAAGAACTCAAGAGAACTAAAAGAAGGTTGTCTAAGGTCCTACAGGGATTGTGGGATTCTCTAATACCATGTTAAAACCGAGCTTAAGAAAGGAAAGGCATCACCAAAACCAGAAACttcaaaaacaaagcaaagtATATAGTTGTaacttaattttcattaagCATTAATAGAAGCTTATATACACATGATACATGCATTACACTTGTCATGACGTGCAAACACAAGTATTAGACATAAACTTATATAACAACATGCAAGCATACACGTACAACAAGAGATGACAGTAAGCATAATTACAAAATACTAGTACAACAAAGCAAAATGCATTCAAATACTTTGACTTGTTGACTTCATGCAAACATTAGTAACTTAACATAAACTGTGTAGTTTAAGAATCCAAGGTCATAAGCAtgcagtttttttttctttatttttacttctttCAGTTTTGGTTGATAAATAGCCATGCAATATTTGATACCCACGCTACCATTGTTTTGCAATGTGCATACAACTTCTTCAGGCTTCCAtataaaattagataaatgAAGAAATGCAATGTTTTTATACAAGCATGTATAAACTGTCAAAGCTTTATACTAAGCATCCTAAAACTAATTGACAATGGCAAAGAGACCTCTTTTATATTTACGAACCCAAGGTACCCAAATGTATTAATGTGATGACATACTTTATCACCAATTACAGTTAACCTATCTGTTGTATGTAGATCACACAATAGCATAAGAGGCCTTTTGCATGAGGGTCAACAACTGAAACGCCAGACCTGAGCTGTTACAGTGTCTAATTTTATTATAGACATCCTATCAAAATAACAATTAGCTTCACCACAAAATTTGATATAATGCTAGAATTCAAAAGTTGTTTCTTTGCCCACTTGTTATATTATTTGGTGCTTGTAGTTTGTTCTTCTGCATTCGTTGAACATGGTAAGACCATTTGTTTCAACTATTGATATTGAGCCGGCATCtgagcatttggctcattggttggtACATGATCCCCTACTTAAAAAGTAGGGTTCGAATCCACCTTCCCCcaatcctaaaaaaaaaatagaactgTTGATATTGAGCCTATAGATGAAGGGAGTGTTAAGTAGTGTTATACCAAGTCTGGAATTTCTTGTGGCTTCTATTCAGAATATGTCTCCTAACCTATCGAAAACTAGAATTTAGGCTAGAAATgcatcaaaaaaattcaaaatagaCAACAATGTATATCCAGTTCTTAGaaaatattacaaattaaaCTATTTGTCATTAGATGTTAAAACATGAcatatcaatatttttctGTAATTAGTAtctttttgtaaaaattaaagatacCAGTAAACAAGCAATATACAGCAACATGGCTGTAAGAGGTGCTGCAATAGAGCCATATTTATGAACAAACTTGCAATAGTATCCAGTGAGCCCTAAAAAACCTTGTAAACCTCGAATAGTTGAAGGCTTAGGCCATTTTGTCATGGCTGAAATTTTGCTTGCATCTGTTATAACTCTTTTGGCAGTGACGATGTGGCCTAAATAAGCAATTTGAGTTTGGGCAAATAAGCATTTAGATCGCTTCAAGAAAAGGTGATGATCTGAGAGCAATTTGAAGATTGTTTGCAAGTGATACATGTGCTCTATCCAAGTACGGTTGTAGAcaaatatatcataaaaaaacactaaaacaaattttcttaaGTGAGGACGCAATACCTCATTAATCAGGACCTAAAAAGTAGATGGGGCATTTGTTAACCTAAAGGCCATGGCTCGAAATTCAAAGTGGTGTGTTTGGAAAGCCGTTTTTCCACATCAACTTCATTCATCCGAATTTGGTAATAACTTGACCGCAAATCCAGTTTAAAGAAATACTTTGCTCCAAATAATTCCTCCAACAATTCCTCAATCACTGCAATgggaaatttatttttgattgtcTTTGCATTCAATTCCCGATAATCTATGCACATATACCAAGTACCATTTAACTTAGGAACAAAGACCACTATAGATGAAAATGGGGACTGACTAGGCCGAATTATCCCTTGGTTCAACATATCAAAACACTGTCGctcaatttcatctttctGGGCATGCAGATATTGATATGGTCTAACCATTATTGGTTTTGCCCTTGGTTCTAGAATATTTCGATGGTCACATGCACGTGAAGGAGGAAGGCCAATGGTTTCTTAGAATAAGGAAGCAAAATCTTGCAAGAGTCATTGTAAATTAGCATCGTTATCTTCTTTGATAGTAACAACTTGAATCTTGACACGTTGGGCTGGTTTGGaagttttaatttcatgtaattcTATCTGTTTCTCAAGTTTAGTGAAAGACATCCACATATCTATAAAATCCCATAAGATGGGTCATAGGGTTTTTAACCAATTGACACCCAATACCACATCAAAATCGCTTAACATGAGAACATATAAATCAACAAGGAAAGTGTGATTGCTTAGCAGGAGTGAAATTCCCTTGCATTGATTCGAACTTCTAATTCTTTCTccatttacaaccaaaacttGTTATCCATCTCGTATTTCCACCTAGAGAATAAATTGCGATAGAAATTTATAGTCCACAAAATTGTGAGTACTTTTAAAGTTTACAAAGGACAAAGTTAGGTTACCATTCAATTTGCCTTGTAAAAGCATGTTTTGAGGAGTACTGATACCGATAATGGCATTCAATGAGATTTTcgattgatcaatattaggaAGTGGATCATATTCGGTTTGCTCCTCTTTTCCTTCTTAAACTAAGTCAATCCAAAATAATTTCTTACATTGATGGCTTTTGATGAATGACTCCTCACTATTGAAGTAAAGACCTTTAAGCTGTTTTTCCTCCATTTTGGCCCTGGTCAATCTTTTTACAAATCTACTACGCTATTGAGGTGGTGTATTAGGGGGTTTTGATCATCGAACCTCTGATATTGGCATTAAAGTAGGTTGGCCCTTGCATTCGTAGAGTTGAGACATGCTCATTGCAATTGATAAATCTAACGGATTGTGGAGCTATAGTTCAACTTCAATGTATTCCGCAAGGCTGCTGATGAAGAGttaaatttttcatgattGAGTGAGAGTGCTTGACGTAGATTTATGACaagtaattttagtattttcttatttagtTTAGAGTATTATTAGGAATTATAGTTATAATagaattttctctttattttaatttacttggATGACAAGTAAGCATAAGTTTAGTAATTTACTTTTCTTGTACTCCAAGGAAGTCTAGGATAGAatacttctttattttaatttactttacttGCACTCTAACTTTAGGTTAAGTAGATGactattataaatagcacCCTTAAGCTTAGTTATTAgacaacttattttttttgaattattaaataatattatattttttctcaaattttaagTGTAAGTTTTTTGGTTTGAAACTTGGTTATCAATCTTAAAGGCTTTGTCAAGTGCTAGCCTTTGTTTTTACGTTAACTCGCTACATCAATTGTTATCAAAGCGGGAAAAACTTGCCTAATCTAATGGAAAGTGACCCAATTATGGTAGGCGGCGATTCTCATGGCAAAAATCATAGAAACTGAAACCTCACGATTTGCAATGCAAGATCAAGGGGTGGCGTTGAGAGCTTTAGAGTAATGAATGGATCTCAAATTCTAGcgttttgaaaaacttttcgAAGAAATTGCAGATCGATTTGATGCTTTAGGCGTAAATGCCAACAAAAACTGAAATGAAGAAAGGCCATGTACTAGAAATGATGTAGCTCACGAACAGCTTGTCGATAAACCTATTCTTGTATACGGGCATAGACAATAAGTCTACATGGAATATTCAAATGAGGAAGATGATTATTTTGTAGAACTTGTGAGATACGCTAGATATGGAAGAAATAATTATGGTGATCGAGATATGAAAGATTACATATTAAAAGTGGATATTTCTTACTTTAATGGGAATCTAAATAGTGAAGAATTTCTAGATTAGATTGCGAAAATAGACAAGTTTTTGGAATGTATGGAGAttctaaaaggaaaaaaggtaAAACTTATCGGATGTAGACTAAAAGGTGGAGCCTTTGTATAGTGGGAAAGGTTACAATCCAAAAGAAATCATGAAGGGAAAACACCAGTTTGAACctggtacaagatgaagtaGCTATTACAAAAAGATTTACTTCCTCCTGATTATGAGCAAACTTTGTTTTAGAAGTACTAGAGATGCCATCAAGGTCAAAAAACTGTACATGAGTATACTGCATAATTTATGAGACTAGCAAAAAGGAATAACCTGAGAGAGACCTAAAGGCAACAAGTTGCTAAGTATCTTGAGGGATTGAAGCTAGTTTTTAGAGACAAGATAGGGGTACACATATTGCGAAATTTATCTAAAGTATGAATATTGCTTTAAAGGTTGAGCTGATATTGCAGGAAAAGAACatacttgattattttcacAAAAGTTACAATGGGGATAATTATAAAGCATCCAACAACAAGAATACATCAGTTCATGATAGTTTCGCATGCAATGACCAATATAGGGAATAGAAAACTACTGGAAAATAGAAAGTGATAGATGCGAAGGATGGGCAAAAAGTTACAAATCCTTATGTTAAACCAACCCTTAGAAAGTgtttcaaatgcaatcaaCCTGGTCACAAATCCAGTGACTATCCTTTTAGAAAAGTAGTTCATGTGGTGGAACGAGAAAAAGAGGATGATGAGATTTGTTGTGGTCTAGATAGGGATGATGATGAGTACGAGGATTATGACGATGGCTAGAATTATGTAGTGAGAAGAATTATGTTTTCTCCAAAACAAGAAGATAACACTTAGTGAAATCAATTATTTCGAACCAGGTACACTATCACtaactatttatttaatgtgaTTATTGATAGTGGTTGTTGTAAGAATATTATGTTGGAATAAGCCCAAAAACCAATCATATAGATTGTAGTGGGTACTTGTTGCTAATTAATGTAGTATGACATTTTATTATGCAATAAGAGATATTTGTTTATCCATAAATTGCTTTTGATTAGCCACTTTAACTTATGAAGATAAAGCCCTGGGAACAAATGTGCTTTGCAAAGGAATTATAAGTGAGTTATAATTGTGAGATTCTTATGTATCAAAGCACTATTCCAAAAATAGTTCTTGGCCATTGTTTTATCAAGACAGGGCATTAATAATGCTCAAAGGTCGACACATGTTATGCTTCTcacttgtgaagtaagcaactgatctcatagattgaaatATAGAGATTTTTAGAGCTAACATATAAGTACTTGCATAgaatgcaagttcactgaacatgaccaaCCATGAAAGTCCATTTGGTAACTCACACTAGTGTCTATGgaacacttctcatgtgttagtAGTGTAAGTACTCCCTcgtactccctagacttgaggcatcaggttgtcttatgtgtggagtgctatgccttAACTTCATCTCTTCGGGTCTTAACCAAGGATGCCTAAAAAGGATGAATGTTGGGTATAACGTGAAGCACATAAAGGGAAATGAGTgatcaagataggaatcatcaccccgaGTGATTCAAGGGGACATATCCTAATAGTTCTTAattgatattagcttaatcaaatccttggtcAAGGTGATttagagattatgaaatgagtttcataagtctctataaagctaatgatctaactaCATGAACAagtatggagatcaataaacatagacattgcactaTGCTTTTATCATTTTCGAGATATAtaatgagggaatgaattacattaATAGACTGGACActaaaaggttgtcaaagaaccctttgactctcctaacaattgggtggccataaTGGATTGCTAGATCTCGCTCATGGTCTATGATCATAAAGTAGTTGATATGATCAATGATAAATTCAAAGtagtttcaatttattttatggaTTACATTTTAAGGTCATTGCCAAAATGTTAGGAACTTAATGGGTGTCACACAATAAGTTGCAATAAGGATTAAATTAgaagtgtgatgatttaagttagacttaaatcattaattagGTTTTAACCtctaaggacttaattaaaattagtttaattaagcATGGGGTCAATATTATAAAtggttataatattgaggccTTTAATAAAAAACAAGGCTATTTTAAACTAGGTATAAATACTCACATTTTAGCCATTCTTTCATGAGTGTTGAACATACACTAAACCTAACTACTTTAGCTGCCCCTCGTGTGAGAATTCTTGGAGAAGAGATTCTCTTGTGGCATTGCGTAAAGAGTGAGTAAGGAGCAAAGAGGACAATTGGTTGTCCacatttgtcacgacccggaactcccatcgagcccgtgacaaccgccgcgaagcctcgatagacattcttcCCCCGAACGCCtttcgagacctcgcaaggcttttgtaccagtttttccattcctctctctcttttccttttcttttttttttttgaataataaaataaactaaaaatattaattaaaataatctattttaatgtaaaacaatatatatatatatatgtatatttttgaaacatcaaaaaaAANNNNNNNNNNNNNNNNNNNNNNNNNNNNNNNNNNNNNNNNNNNNNNNNNNNNNNNNNNNNNNNNNNNNNNNNNNNNNNNNNNNNNNNNNNNNNNNNNNNNNNNNNNNNNNNNNNNNNNNNNNNNNNNNNNNNNNNNNNNNNNNNNNNNNNNNNNNNNNNNNNNNNNNNNNNNNNNNNNNNNNNNNNNNNNNNNNNNNNNNNNNNNNNNNNNNNNNNNNNNNNNNNNNNNNNNNNNNNNNNNNNNNNNNNNNNNNNNNNNNNNNNNNNNNNNNNNNNNNNNNNNNNNNNNNNNNNNNNNNNNNNNNNNNNNNNNNNNNNNNNNNNNNNNNNNNNNNNNNNNNNNNNNNNNNNNNNNNNNNNNNNNNNNNNNNNNNNNNNNNNNNNNNNNNNNNNNNNNNNNNNNNNNNNNNNNNNNNNNNNNNNNNNNNNNNNNNNNNNNNNNNNNNNNNNNNNNNNNNNNNNNNNNNNNNNNNNNNNNNNNNNNNNNNNNNNNNNNNNNNNNNNNNNNNNNNNNNNNNNNNNNNNNNNNNNNNNNNNNNNNNNNNNNNNNNNNNNNNNNNNNNNNNNNNNNNNNNNNNNNNNNNNNNNNNNNNNNNNNNNNNNNNNNNNNNNNNNNNNNNNNNN from the Theobroma cacao cultivar B97-61/B2 chromosome 8, Criollo_cocoa_genome_V2, whole genome shotgun sequence genome contains:
- the LOC18592991 gene encoding uncharacterized protein LOC18592991, producing the protein MTTPNITQQPPPIFDGSNYGVWVVRMKAYLEGYNLWNAVEQDVEPQIPRENAPAAQGKQYEEEIAKKCKALSFIQSAVPKDIFSRIMECETTKAVWTKLHEEFVETSRTRHMQAQNLRRHFDLMRMKENQLVKEYIDQLLKLVNQIKMFGEELKEARVAKKILNSAPRKFEATIVSLLQSKDLPDISITEIVNALQAAELRISTRDETFVEKALLAKN